From a single Stigmatopora argus isolate UIUO_Sarg chromosome 4, RoL_Sarg_1.0, whole genome shotgun sequence genomic region:
- the klhl32 gene encoding kelch-like protein 32 isoform X5 — protein MVYKPDQDQWVARSPMLQRRVYHVMAALKRQLYVLGGNDLDYNNDRILVRHIDSYNLDVDQWTRCSFSLLTGQNESGVAVHDDRIYVVGGYSIWTNEPLACIQVLDLSREGKEEVFYGPTLPFASNGIATCFLPAPYFTCPNLQTLQIPHHRIGAV, from the exons ATGGTATACAAGCCAGATCAG GACCAGTGGGTAGCACGCAGTCCCATGTTGCAGAGGCGGGTCTACCATGTCATGGCAGCTTTGAAAAGACAGCTTTACGTACTCGGAGGGAATGACCTGGATTACAATAATGACCGGATTTTGGTGCGCCACATCGACTCCTACAATCTGGACGTGGACCAATGGACCCGCTGCTCTTTCAGTCTTCTCACAG GTCAGAATGAGTCTGGAGTTGCGGTCCATGATGACAGAATCTATGTGGTTGGAGGGTACTCGATTTGGACCAATGAACCTCTGGCATGCATTCAG GTTCTGGATCTGAGTCGAGAGGGAAAAGAAGAAGTTTTCTACGGGCCAACCTTACCCTTCGCCTCCAACGGGATTGCAACTTGTTTCCTCCCTGCTCCATATTTTACATGCCCCAACCTTCAGACACTTCAAATACCCCATCACCGGATTGGTGCTGTTTAA
- the klhl32 gene encoding kelch-like protein 32 isoform X4 encodes MWLEHDCRYQYTEDLLQQVRYGLMDISTLHHLARSHPLVQSSSTVAALVDEALDYHRGTFAQPLHQSARTRPRFQSLTLYIAGGRKREVCRVRELRYFNPAAQDHLPVAGGSNWSELAPMPTGRSHHCVAVMGNFLFVVGGEMEHTSGRTCAVRTACRYDPRANRWTEIASMKACREHFVLGALGQYLYAVGGRNELRQVLPSVERYCPKKNKWTYVQPFDRSLSCHAGCVAENLLWVSGGVTNTAQYQNRLMVYKPDQDQWVARSPMLQRRVYHVMAALKRQLYVLGGNDLDYNNDRILVRHIDSYNLDVDQWTRCSFSLLTGQNESGVAVHDDRIYVVGGYSIWTNEPLACIQVLDLSREGKEEVFYGPTLPFASNGIATCFLPAPYFTCPNLQTLQIPHHRIGAV; translated from the exons ATGTGGTTGGAACATGACTGCCGCTACCAATACACTGAGGACCTTCTGCAACAAGTCCGCTACGGCCTGATGGACATCTCAACACTGCACCACCTAGCCCGTAGCCACCCCCTGGTGCAATCAAGCTCTACTGTTGCAGCTCTGGTAGATGAAGCCCTGGATTATCACCGTGGCACCTTTGCACAGCCCCTTCACCAGTCAGCCCGCACCAGGCCTCGCTTCCAATCCCTCACCTTGTATATAGCTGGCGGAAGAAAGCGTGAGGTGTGCAGAGTGCGGGAACTGCGTTACTTTAATCCGGCTGCACAAGATCACCTACCTGTGGCGGGAGGCTCGAACTGGAGCGAGTTGGCACCCATGCCCACTGGGCGCAGCCACCACTGTGTGGCTGTGATGGGGAACTTCCTCTTTGTCGTAGGAGGGGAGATGGAGCACACCAGTGGGAGGACGTGCGCCGTTAGGACTGCTTGTCGATACGATCCCAGGGCCAACAGGTGGACTGAGATAGCCTCCATGAAGGCGTGCAGAGAACACTTTGTACTGGGAGCTTTGGGTCAGTACCTGTATGCAGTGGGCGGCAGGAATGAGCTGAGGCAGGTGCTTCCCTCTGTAGAGCGTTACTGTCCTAAGAAGAATAAGTGGACGTATGTGCAACCCTTCGACCGTTCACTTTCATGCCATGCAGGGTGTGTGGCTGAAAATCTGCTCTGGGTCTCAG GTGGGGTGACAAACACAGCTCAGTATCAGAATCGCCTGATGGTATACAAGCCAGATCAG GACCAGTGGGTAGCACGCAGTCCCATGTTGCAGAGGCGGGTCTACCATGTCATGGCAGCTTTGAAAAGACAGCTTTACGTACTCGGAGGGAATGACCTGGATTACAATAATGACCGGATTTTGGTGCGCCACATCGACTCCTACAATCTGGACGTGGACCAATGGACCCGCTGCTCTTTCAGTCTTCTCACAG GTCAGAATGAGTCTGGAGTTGCGGTCCATGATGACAGAATCTATGTGGTTGGAGGGTACTCGATTTGGACCAATGAACCTCTGGCATGCATTCAG GTTCTGGATCTGAGTCGAGAGGGAAAAGAAGAAGTTTTCTACGGGCCAACCTTACCCTTCGCCTCCAACGGGATTGCAACTTGTTTCCTCCCTGCTCCATATTTTACATGCCCCAACCTTCAGACACTTCAAATACCCCATCACCGGATTGGTGCTGTTTAA